The genomic segment AGATCTGCGCCGGGGTGCGCCAGGGCGTGCGCGACCAGGTGCTTTTGGGCGTGACCGGGTCGGGCAAGACCTTCACCATGGCCCAGGTCGTGGCCGAATTGAATCGTCCGGCCCTGGTCATGGCCCCCAACAAAACCCTGGCCGCCCAGCTCTACAACGAGTTCAAAGGTCTTTTTCCGCGTAATGCCGTGGAGTATTTCGTCAGTTATTACGACTATTACCAGCCGGAAGCCTATCTCCCGCACTCGGACACCTACATCGAGAAGGATTCGGCCATCAACGAGGATATCGACAAGCTCCGCCACGCCGCGACCCACGCCCTGCTGACCCGGCGCGACGTGCTCATCGTGGCTTCGGTGTCCTGCATCTATGGCCTCGGTTCGCCCGAATACTACGCCAAGATGGTCATTCCGGTGGA from the Deltaproteobacteria bacterium genome contains:
- a CDS encoding DEAD/DEAH box helicase, whose amino-acid sequence is MSSAFELVSDYVPRGDQPQAIAQICAGVRQGVRDQVLLGVTGSGKTFTMAQVVAELNRPALVMAPNKTLAAQLYNEFKGLFPRNAVEYFVSYYDYYQPEAYLPHSDTYIEKDSAINEDIDKLRHAATHALLTRRDVLIVASVSCIYGLGSPEYYAKMVIPV